The following proteins come from a genomic window of Pseudomonas sp. J452:
- a CDS encoding AbiJ-NTD4 domain-containing protein produces the protein MLFSKRKGLSPVKDKIQKDGMDDALRHGLWNALHLCIWEKIEYNPYDTSFRNTNLYELFQNYWHNLFKFPLDNLPSYFEEAHKRIRKYFFECQWHEAYDLIEFTAQVSPKDLKDQYVNFCNHILEKELSAYRFIDLQLTDITSEEEIESIETAINATTKYTGANKHLRTSLNFLSDRKSPDFRNSIKESISAVESLCASISGDPKATLGAALNTIERSHQLHPAFKKALSSLYGYTSDSNGIRHALLEESSISYSDAKFMLVACSAFVNYVLGKASEKS, from the coding sequence ATGTTATTTTCTAAGCGAAAAGGATTATCACCGGTTAAAGATAAAATCCAGAAAGATGGCATGGACGATGCACTAAGGCATGGACTCTGGAACGCATTACATCTGTGCATATGGGAAAAAATTGAATACAACCCTTACGACACTTCATTTCGCAACACCAATCTATATGAGCTATTCCAAAACTACTGGCATAATTTATTTAAGTTTCCACTAGACAACTTACCTAGCTATTTTGAGGAAGCGCATAAGCGAATTCGAAAGTATTTTTTCGAATGCCAGTGGCATGAAGCTTACGATCTCATTGAGTTTACAGCACAAGTGTCCCCCAAAGATCTCAAAGATCAGTACGTAAATTTTTGCAACCACATACTTGAAAAAGAGCTTTCTGCCTATAGATTTATTGACCTACAGCTTACAGATATTACCAGTGAGGAAGAGATTGAAAGCATAGAAACAGCCATCAACGCTACGACCAAGTACACCGGAGCCAATAAACACCTCCGAACATCCTTGAACTTCCTCTCCGATCGCAAGTCGCCCGACTTTAGGAACTCCATTAAAGAGTCAATAAGCGCAGTAGAGTCGCTGTGCGCCTCTATATCCGGCGACCCCAAAGCAACGCTTGGTGCTGCATTAAACACAATAGAACGCTCGCATCAGTTGCACCCTGCATTCAAGAAAGCGCTGTCTAGCTTGTATGGATACACAAGCGACTCCAATGGAATTCGCCATGCTCTGCTGGAAGAGAGCTCTATAAGCTATAGTGACGCAAAATTCATGCTTGTTGCGTGCAGTGCATTCGTAAACTATGTATTAGGCAAGGCCAGTGAAAAAAGCTAA